The following proteins are co-located in the Xiphophorus maculatus strain JP 163 A chromosome 8, X_maculatus-5.0-male, whole genome shotgun sequence genome:
- the LOC102230322 gene encoding bone morphogenetic protein 1-like isoform X3, producing MDSAPAVLLLLCGLSVSLATDGEAAGAIFFYPEDAVDYKDPCKAAAFLGDIALDEEDLRMFKVSQDVDPEQHVNHTNSAGNSSSNDGAADGLSPQRQKRAASSRPERVWPNGIIPYVIGGNFSGSQCAIFRQAMRHWEKHTCVIFTERTTEESYIIFTYRPCGCCSYVGRRGGGPQAISIGKNCDKFGIVVHELGHVIGFWHEHTRPDRDEHVSIVRDNIQPGQDYNFLKMEPGEVDSLGEGYDFGSIMHYARNTFSRSIFLDTILPRYDVNGVQPSIGQRTRLSEGDIAQARKLYKCARCGESLQDSAGNLSSPGFPNGYSAYTHCVWRISVTPGEKIVLNFTSMDLFRSHLCWYDHIEVRDGFWRKAPLKGRFCGDTTPDPIVSNDSRLWIEFRSSSSWVGKGFSASYEAICGGELARDSGQIQSPNYPDDYQPNKMCVWKITVAEGFQVGLTFQSFEIEKHDACTYDYVEVRDGGSDSSPLLGRFCGYDKPENLQSSSNQLWMKFVSDGSVNKAGFAASFLKEVDECSRPDNGHCEQRCMNTLGSYRCACDPGFELAADRRSCEAAACGGFITSLNGSLSTPGWPREYPHNKNCVWQLVAPVQYRITLTFDGFETEGNDVCKYDYVEVRSGLSADSKIHGKFCGTERPDVITSLQNNMRIEFKSDNTVSKRGFKAHFFSDIDECSKGNGGCQHECVNTFGSYRCQCRSGFMLHDNKHDCKEAGCDHFVNTVSGTISSPNWPNKYPSKKACTWSLSTTPGHRIKLIFNEVDMEAHLECAYDHLEIFDGRDVRASKLGRFCGTKTPDPVTSSSNKMFLHFFSDNSVQKRGFEASYRAECGGSLEAEVKTKELYSHAQFGDNNYPGGSDCLWVLTAEKGYGVEIIFQVFEIEEEADCGYDYLELYDGADIKSPRLGRYCGSAPEDVYSAGDAIVLKFHSDDSISKKGFHARYTSTKFQDTLHTSI from the exons ATGGACTCGGCACCAGCCGTACTGCTCCTGCTGTGCGGTCTGAGCGTCTCTCTGGCGACTGATGGAGAAGCTGCGGGCGCGATTTTCTTCTATCCAGAGGATGCGGTCGATTACAAGGATCCATGCAAAGCAG CTGCCTTTTTGGGAGACATTGCTCTGGACGAAGAAGATCTTCGTATGTTTAAAGTAAGCCAGGACGTCGATCCAGAACAACATGTTAATCACACAAACTCAG CTGGTAATTCCTCTTCCAATGACGGAGCTGCAGACGGTCTGAGTCCACAGAGGCAGAAGCGAGCAGCCTCCTCCAGGCCGGAGCGAGTGTGGCCGAACGGCATCATCCCGTATGTGATCGGTGGGAATTTCAGTG GCAGCCAGTGTGCCATATTTCGTCAAGCGATGCGCCACTGGGAGAAACATACATGTGTGATATTCACAGAGAGAACAACTGAAGAGAGCTACATTATTTTTACCTACAGGCCTTGTGG ATGCTGCTCCTACGTGGGGAGGAGAGGTGGCGGGCCTCAGGCGATCTCCATTGGGAAGAACTGCGATAAGTTTGGCATCGTGGTTCATGAACTCGGCCACGTGATCGGCTTCTGGCACGAACACACTCGTCCTGACCGTGACGAGCATGTAAGCATCGTCAGAGACAACATCCAACCAG GTCAAGACTATAACTTCCTGAAGATGGAACCTGGAGAGGTGGACTCTCTGGGGGAGGGCTATGActttggcagcatcatgcattATGCAAGGAACACATTTTCCAG AAGCATCTTCTTGGACACCATCTTGCCTCGTTACGATGTCAACGGTGTTCAACCCTCCATTGGACAGAGAACAAGGCTTAGTGAAGGAGACATTGCTCAAGCCCGCAAACTCTACAAATGTGCAA GATGTGGGGAAAGTCTGCAGGACAGTGCTGGAAACCTTTCTTCTCCTGGTTTTCCAAACGGATACTCAGCATACACTCACTGTGTTTGGAGGATTTCTGTCACACCAGGAGAAAAG ATTGTCCTTAATTTCACTTCCATGGATCTCTTCAGGAGTCATCTCTGCTGGTACGACCACATAGAAGTTCGAGACGGATTCTGGAGAAAAGCTCCCTTAAAAG GGCGTTTTTGTGGCGACACGACTCCAGATCCGATCGTCTCCAACGACAGTCGTCTTTGGATCGAattcagaagcagcagcagctgggtgGGCAAAGGCTTCTCTGCGTCTTATGAAG CCATCTGTGGTGGGGAGTTGGCGCGAGATAGTGGCCAAATCCAGTCCCCCAATTATCCTGATGACTACCAGCCCAACAAAATGTGCGTGTGGAAGATCACAGTGGCAGAAGGTTTTCAAGTCGGCCTCACCTTTCAGTCATTTGAG ATTGAGAAACACGACGCCTGCACCTACGACTACGTGGAAGTCAGGGATGGCGGTTCGGACAGCAGCCCGCTCCTCGGCCGGTTCTGTGGCTACGACAAACCGGAGAACCTCCAGAGCAGCTCCAACCAGCTCTGGATGAAATTTGTTTCTGACGGCTCGGTCAATAAGGCAGGGTTTGCTGCCAGCTTTTTAAAAG AGGTGGATGAGTGCTCCAGACCTGACAACGGGCACTGTGAGCAGCGCTGCATGAACACGCTGGGCAGCTACAGATGCGCCTGCGACCCCGGTTTTGAGCTGGCAGCAGACAGACGCAGCTGTGAGG CAGCTGCCTGTGGCGGCTTCATCACCAGCCTGAATGGCTCCCTCAGCACCCCAGGCTGGCCCAGAGAGTATCCCCACAACAAGAACTGCGTGTGGCAACTGGTGGCGCCAGTTCAGTACCGGATCACCCTGACGTTTGATGGCTTTGAGACAGAAGGAAACGAC GTGTGTAAGTATGATTACGTCGAAGTGCGCAGTGGGCTGAGCGCCGACTCCAAGATCCACGGGAAGTTCTGTGGCACAGAGAGACCCGACGTTATCACCTCCCTTCAGAACAACATGAGGATTGAGTTCAAGTCGGACAACACCGTGTCCAAGAGGGGCTTCAAGGCCCACTTCTTCTCTG ATATAGACGAGTGCTCCAAAGGTAACGGAGGATGCCAGCACGAATGTGTGAACACCTTTGGGAGCTACAGGTGTCAGTGCCGGAGTGGGTTTATGCTGCACGATAATAAGCACGACTGCAAGGAAG CTGGGTGTGATCACTTCGTAAACACCGTATCCGGCACAATCAGCAGTCCCAACTGGCCCAACAAGTATCCCAGCAAGAAGGCCTGCACCTGGTCTCTGTCCACCACACCGGGCCATCGGATCAAACTC ATTTTTAACGAGGTTGACATGGAGGCTCATCTTGAGTGTGCTTATGATCACCTGGAGATCTTTGATGGCAGAGATGTTCGTGCCTCGAAGCTGGGCCGCTTTTGTGGCACCAAAACACCCGATCCAGTTACATCCAGCAGCAACAAGATGTTCCTGCATTTTTTCTCTGACAACTCGGTGCAAAAGAGAGGATTTGAGGCTTCGTACAGAGCAG AATGCGGAGGAAGCCTTGAAGCCGAGGTCAAGACAAAAGAACTGTACTCTCATGCACAGTTTGGAGATAACAACTACCCCGGCGGCTCCGACTGTCTGTGGGTGCTCACCGCTGAGAAGGGCTACGGCGTGGAGATTATCTTCCAAGTGTTTGAGATTGAAGAGGAGGCGGACTGCGGCTATGATTATTTGGAGCTGTACGACGGCGCTGACATTAAGTCCCCCAGACTGGGCCGATACTGTGGATCA GCTCCAGAGGACGTCTACTCAGCCGGAGACGCCATCGTTTTAAAGTTCCACTCAGACGACAGCATCAGTAAAAAAGGCTTCCACGCACGCTACACCAGCACGAAGTTCCAGGACACCCTACACACCAGCATCTAG
- the LOC102230322 gene encoding bone morphogenetic protein 1-like isoform X1 → MDSAPAVLLLLCGLSVSLATDGEAAGAIFFYPEDAVDYKDPCKAAAFLGDIALDEEDLRMFKVSQDVDPEQHVNHTNSAGNSSSNDGAADGLSPQRQKRAASSRPERVWPNGIIPYVIGGNFSGSQCAIFRQAMRHWEKHTCVIFTERTTEESYIIFTYRPCGCCSYVGRRGGGPQAISIGKNCDKFGIVVHELGHVIGFWHEHTRPDRDEHVSIVRDNIQPGQDYNFLKMEPGEVDSLGEGYDFGSIMHYARNTFSRSIFLDTILPRYDVNGVQPSIGQRTRLSEGDIAQARKLYKCARCGESLQDSAGNLSSPGFPNGYSAYTHCVWRISVTPGEKIVLNFTSMDLFRSHLCWYDHIEVRDGFWRKAPLKGRFCGDTTPDPIVSNDSRLWIEFRSSSSWVGKGFSASYEAICGGELARDSGQIQSPNYPDDYQPNKMCVWKITVAEGFQVGLTFQSFEIEKHDACTYDYVEVRDGGSDSSPLLGRFCGYDKPENLQSSSNQLWMKFVSDGSVNKAGFAASFLKEVDECSRPDNGHCEQRCMNTLGSYRCACDPGFELAADRRSCEAAACGGFITSLNGSLSTPGWPREYPHNKNCVWQLVAPVQYRITLTFDGFETEGNDVCKYDYVEVRSGLSADSKIHGKFCGTERPDVITSLQNNMRIEFKSDNTVSKRGFKAHFFSDIDECSKGNGGCQHECVNTFGSYRCQCRSGFMLHDNKHDCKEAGCDHFVNTVSGTISSPNWPNKYPSKKACTWSLSTTPGHRIKLIFNEVDMEAHLECAYDHLEIFDGRDVRASKLGRFCGTKTPDPVTSSSNKMFLHFFSDNSVQKRGFEASYRAECGGSLEAEVKTKELYSHAQFGDNNYPGGSDCLWVLTAEKGYGVEIIFQVFEIEEEADCGYDYLELYDGADIKSPRLGRYCGSVAPEDVYSAGDAIVLKFHSDDSISKKGFHARYTSTKFQDTLHTSI, encoded by the exons ATGGACTCGGCACCAGCCGTACTGCTCCTGCTGTGCGGTCTGAGCGTCTCTCTGGCGACTGATGGAGAAGCTGCGGGCGCGATTTTCTTCTATCCAGAGGATGCGGTCGATTACAAGGATCCATGCAAAGCAG CTGCCTTTTTGGGAGACATTGCTCTGGACGAAGAAGATCTTCGTATGTTTAAAGTAAGCCAGGACGTCGATCCAGAACAACATGTTAATCACACAAACTCAG CTGGTAATTCCTCTTCCAATGACGGAGCTGCAGACGGTCTGAGTCCACAGAGGCAGAAGCGAGCAGCCTCCTCCAGGCCGGAGCGAGTGTGGCCGAACGGCATCATCCCGTATGTGATCGGTGGGAATTTCAGTG GCAGCCAGTGTGCCATATTTCGTCAAGCGATGCGCCACTGGGAGAAACATACATGTGTGATATTCACAGAGAGAACAACTGAAGAGAGCTACATTATTTTTACCTACAGGCCTTGTGG ATGCTGCTCCTACGTGGGGAGGAGAGGTGGCGGGCCTCAGGCGATCTCCATTGGGAAGAACTGCGATAAGTTTGGCATCGTGGTTCATGAACTCGGCCACGTGATCGGCTTCTGGCACGAACACACTCGTCCTGACCGTGACGAGCATGTAAGCATCGTCAGAGACAACATCCAACCAG GTCAAGACTATAACTTCCTGAAGATGGAACCTGGAGAGGTGGACTCTCTGGGGGAGGGCTATGActttggcagcatcatgcattATGCAAGGAACACATTTTCCAG AAGCATCTTCTTGGACACCATCTTGCCTCGTTACGATGTCAACGGTGTTCAACCCTCCATTGGACAGAGAACAAGGCTTAGTGAAGGAGACATTGCTCAAGCCCGCAAACTCTACAAATGTGCAA GATGTGGGGAAAGTCTGCAGGACAGTGCTGGAAACCTTTCTTCTCCTGGTTTTCCAAACGGATACTCAGCATACACTCACTGTGTTTGGAGGATTTCTGTCACACCAGGAGAAAAG ATTGTCCTTAATTTCACTTCCATGGATCTCTTCAGGAGTCATCTCTGCTGGTACGACCACATAGAAGTTCGAGACGGATTCTGGAGAAAAGCTCCCTTAAAAG GGCGTTTTTGTGGCGACACGACTCCAGATCCGATCGTCTCCAACGACAGTCGTCTTTGGATCGAattcagaagcagcagcagctgggtgGGCAAAGGCTTCTCTGCGTCTTATGAAG CCATCTGTGGTGGGGAGTTGGCGCGAGATAGTGGCCAAATCCAGTCCCCCAATTATCCTGATGACTACCAGCCCAACAAAATGTGCGTGTGGAAGATCACAGTGGCAGAAGGTTTTCAAGTCGGCCTCACCTTTCAGTCATTTGAG ATTGAGAAACACGACGCCTGCACCTACGACTACGTGGAAGTCAGGGATGGCGGTTCGGACAGCAGCCCGCTCCTCGGCCGGTTCTGTGGCTACGACAAACCGGAGAACCTCCAGAGCAGCTCCAACCAGCTCTGGATGAAATTTGTTTCTGACGGCTCGGTCAATAAGGCAGGGTTTGCTGCCAGCTTTTTAAAAG AGGTGGATGAGTGCTCCAGACCTGACAACGGGCACTGTGAGCAGCGCTGCATGAACACGCTGGGCAGCTACAGATGCGCCTGCGACCCCGGTTTTGAGCTGGCAGCAGACAGACGCAGCTGTGAGG CAGCTGCCTGTGGCGGCTTCATCACCAGCCTGAATGGCTCCCTCAGCACCCCAGGCTGGCCCAGAGAGTATCCCCACAACAAGAACTGCGTGTGGCAACTGGTGGCGCCAGTTCAGTACCGGATCACCCTGACGTTTGATGGCTTTGAGACAGAAGGAAACGAC GTGTGTAAGTATGATTACGTCGAAGTGCGCAGTGGGCTGAGCGCCGACTCCAAGATCCACGGGAAGTTCTGTGGCACAGAGAGACCCGACGTTATCACCTCCCTTCAGAACAACATGAGGATTGAGTTCAAGTCGGACAACACCGTGTCCAAGAGGGGCTTCAAGGCCCACTTCTTCTCTG ATATAGACGAGTGCTCCAAAGGTAACGGAGGATGCCAGCACGAATGTGTGAACACCTTTGGGAGCTACAGGTGTCAGTGCCGGAGTGGGTTTATGCTGCACGATAATAAGCACGACTGCAAGGAAG CTGGGTGTGATCACTTCGTAAACACCGTATCCGGCACAATCAGCAGTCCCAACTGGCCCAACAAGTATCCCAGCAAGAAGGCCTGCACCTGGTCTCTGTCCACCACACCGGGCCATCGGATCAAACTC ATTTTTAACGAGGTTGACATGGAGGCTCATCTTGAGTGTGCTTATGATCACCTGGAGATCTTTGATGGCAGAGATGTTCGTGCCTCGAAGCTGGGCCGCTTTTGTGGCACCAAAACACCCGATCCAGTTACATCCAGCAGCAACAAGATGTTCCTGCATTTTTTCTCTGACAACTCGGTGCAAAAGAGAGGATTTGAGGCTTCGTACAGAGCAG AATGCGGAGGAAGCCTTGAAGCCGAGGTCAAGACAAAAGAACTGTACTCTCATGCACAGTTTGGAGATAACAACTACCCCGGCGGCTCCGACTGTCTGTGGGTGCTCACCGCTGAGAAGGGCTACGGCGTGGAGATTATCTTCCAAGTGTTTGAGATTGAAGAGGAGGCGGACTGCGGCTATGATTATTTGGAGCTGTACGACGGCGCTGACATTAAGTCCCCCAGACTGGGCCGATACTGTGGATCAGTG GCTCCAGAGGACGTCTACTCAGCCGGAGACGCCATCGTTTTAAAGTTCCACTCAGACGACAGCATCAGTAAAAAAGGCTTCCACGCACGCTACACCAGCACGAAGTTCCAGGACACCCTACACACCAGCATCTAG
- the LOC102230322 gene encoding bone morphogenetic protein 1-like isoform X2: MDSAPAVLLLLCGLSVSLATDGEAAGAIFFYPEDAVDYKDPCKAAAFLGDIALDEEDLRMFKVSQDVDPEQHVNHTNSAGNSSSNDGAADGLSPQRQKRAASSRPERVWPNGIIPYVIGGNFSGSQCAIFRQAMRHWEKHTCVIFTERTTEESYIIFTYRPCGCCSYVGRRGGGPQAISIGKNCDKFGIVVHELGHVIGFWHEHTRPDRDEHVSIVRDNIQPGQDYNFLKMEPGEVDSLGEGYDFGSIMHYARNTFSRSIFLDTILPRYDVNGVQPSIGQRTRLSEGDIAQARKLYKCARCGESLQDSAGNLSSPGFPNGYSAYTHCVWRISVTPGEKIVLNFTSMDLFRSHLCWYDHIEVRDGFWRKAPLKGRFCGDTTPDPIVSNDSRLWIEFRSSSSWVGKGFSASYEAICGGELARDSGQIQSPNYPDDYQPNKMCVWKITVAEGFQVGLTFQSFEIEKHDACTYDYVEVRDGGSDSSPLLGRFCGYDKPENLQSSSNQLWMKFVSDGSVNKAGFAASFLKEVDECSRPDNGHCEQRCMNTLGSYRCACDPGFELAADRRSCEAACGGFITSLNGSLSTPGWPREYPHNKNCVWQLVAPVQYRITLTFDGFETEGNDVCKYDYVEVRSGLSADSKIHGKFCGTERPDVITSLQNNMRIEFKSDNTVSKRGFKAHFFSDIDECSKGNGGCQHECVNTFGSYRCQCRSGFMLHDNKHDCKEAGCDHFVNTVSGTISSPNWPNKYPSKKACTWSLSTTPGHRIKLIFNEVDMEAHLECAYDHLEIFDGRDVRASKLGRFCGTKTPDPVTSSSNKMFLHFFSDNSVQKRGFEASYRAECGGSLEAEVKTKELYSHAQFGDNNYPGGSDCLWVLTAEKGYGVEIIFQVFEIEEEADCGYDYLELYDGADIKSPRLGRYCGSVAPEDVYSAGDAIVLKFHSDDSISKKGFHARYTSTKFQDTLHTSI; the protein is encoded by the exons ATGGACTCGGCACCAGCCGTACTGCTCCTGCTGTGCGGTCTGAGCGTCTCTCTGGCGACTGATGGAGAAGCTGCGGGCGCGATTTTCTTCTATCCAGAGGATGCGGTCGATTACAAGGATCCATGCAAAGCAG CTGCCTTTTTGGGAGACATTGCTCTGGACGAAGAAGATCTTCGTATGTTTAAAGTAAGCCAGGACGTCGATCCAGAACAACATGTTAATCACACAAACTCAG CTGGTAATTCCTCTTCCAATGACGGAGCTGCAGACGGTCTGAGTCCACAGAGGCAGAAGCGAGCAGCCTCCTCCAGGCCGGAGCGAGTGTGGCCGAACGGCATCATCCCGTATGTGATCGGTGGGAATTTCAGTG GCAGCCAGTGTGCCATATTTCGTCAAGCGATGCGCCACTGGGAGAAACATACATGTGTGATATTCACAGAGAGAACAACTGAAGAGAGCTACATTATTTTTACCTACAGGCCTTGTGG ATGCTGCTCCTACGTGGGGAGGAGAGGTGGCGGGCCTCAGGCGATCTCCATTGGGAAGAACTGCGATAAGTTTGGCATCGTGGTTCATGAACTCGGCCACGTGATCGGCTTCTGGCACGAACACACTCGTCCTGACCGTGACGAGCATGTAAGCATCGTCAGAGACAACATCCAACCAG GTCAAGACTATAACTTCCTGAAGATGGAACCTGGAGAGGTGGACTCTCTGGGGGAGGGCTATGActttggcagcatcatgcattATGCAAGGAACACATTTTCCAG AAGCATCTTCTTGGACACCATCTTGCCTCGTTACGATGTCAACGGTGTTCAACCCTCCATTGGACAGAGAACAAGGCTTAGTGAAGGAGACATTGCTCAAGCCCGCAAACTCTACAAATGTGCAA GATGTGGGGAAAGTCTGCAGGACAGTGCTGGAAACCTTTCTTCTCCTGGTTTTCCAAACGGATACTCAGCATACACTCACTGTGTTTGGAGGATTTCTGTCACACCAGGAGAAAAG ATTGTCCTTAATTTCACTTCCATGGATCTCTTCAGGAGTCATCTCTGCTGGTACGACCACATAGAAGTTCGAGACGGATTCTGGAGAAAAGCTCCCTTAAAAG GGCGTTTTTGTGGCGACACGACTCCAGATCCGATCGTCTCCAACGACAGTCGTCTTTGGATCGAattcagaagcagcagcagctgggtgGGCAAAGGCTTCTCTGCGTCTTATGAAG CCATCTGTGGTGGGGAGTTGGCGCGAGATAGTGGCCAAATCCAGTCCCCCAATTATCCTGATGACTACCAGCCCAACAAAATGTGCGTGTGGAAGATCACAGTGGCAGAAGGTTTTCAAGTCGGCCTCACCTTTCAGTCATTTGAG ATTGAGAAACACGACGCCTGCACCTACGACTACGTGGAAGTCAGGGATGGCGGTTCGGACAGCAGCCCGCTCCTCGGCCGGTTCTGTGGCTACGACAAACCGGAGAACCTCCAGAGCAGCTCCAACCAGCTCTGGATGAAATTTGTTTCTGACGGCTCGGTCAATAAGGCAGGGTTTGCTGCCAGCTTTTTAAAAG AGGTGGATGAGTGCTCCAGACCTGACAACGGGCACTGTGAGCAGCGCTGCATGAACACGCTGGGCAGCTACAGATGCGCCTGCGACCCCGGTTTTGAGCTGGCAGCAGACAGACGCAGCTGTGAGG CTGCCTGTGGCGGCTTCATCACCAGCCTGAATGGCTCCCTCAGCACCCCAGGCTGGCCCAGAGAGTATCCCCACAACAAGAACTGCGTGTGGCAACTGGTGGCGCCAGTTCAGTACCGGATCACCCTGACGTTTGATGGCTTTGAGACAGAAGGAAACGAC GTGTGTAAGTATGATTACGTCGAAGTGCGCAGTGGGCTGAGCGCCGACTCCAAGATCCACGGGAAGTTCTGTGGCACAGAGAGACCCGACGTTATCACCTCCCTTCAGAACAACATGAGGATTGAGTTCAAGTCGGACAACACCGTGTCCAAGAGGGGCTTCAAGGCCCACTTCTTCTCTG ATATAGACGAGTGCTCCAAAGGTAACGGAGGATGCCAGCACGAATGTGTGAACACCTTTGGGAGCTACAGGTGTCAGTGCCGGAGTGGGTTTATGCTGCACGATAATAAGCACGACTGCAAGGAAG CTGGGTGTGATCACTTCGTAAACACCGTATCCGGCACAATCAGCAGTCCCAACTGGCCCAACAAGTATCCCAGCAAGAAGGCCTGCACCTGGTCTCTGTCCACCACACCGGGCCATCGGATCAAACTC ATTTTTAACGAGGTTGACATGGAGGCTCATCTTGAGTGTGCTTATGATCACCTGGAGATCTTTGATGGCAGAGATGTTCGTGCCTCGAAGCTGGGCCGCTTTTGTGGCACCAAAACACCCGATCCAGTTACATCCAGCAGCAACAAGATGTTCCTGCATTTTTTCTCTGACAACTCGGTGCAAAAGAGAGGATTTGAGGCTTCGTACAGAGCAG AATGCGGAGGAAGCCTTGAAGCCGAGGTCAAGACAAAAGAACTGTACTCTCATGCACAGTTTGGAGATAACAACTACCCCGGCGGCTCCGACTGTCTGTGGGTGCTCACCGCTGAGAAGGGCTACGGCGTGGAGATTATCTTCCAAGTGTTTGAGATTGAAGAGGAGGCGGACTGCGGCTATGATTATTTGGAGCTGTACGACGGCGCTGACATTAAGTCCCCCAGACTGGGCCGATACTGTGGATCAGTG GCTCCAGAGGACGTCTACTCAGCCGGAGACGCCATCGTTTTAAAGTTCCACTCAGACGACAGCATCAGTAAAAAAGGCTTCCACGCACGCTACACCAGCACGAAGTTCCAGGACACCCTACACACCAGCATCTAG